The following are from one region of the Ignavibacteriota bacterium genome:
- the ctaD gene encoding cytochrome c oxidase subunit I: protein MAGDSAAIKTNGHEPSYLEYKGKHTGILGWILSTDHKRIGILYLISLSIFFLAGATFGFLMRLELIAPGRTIMDAQTYNSIFTLHGVIMIFLFVIPGIPAVFGNFMLPILIGAKDVAFPRINLMSWYMYAIGGLLAIISILLPGGPADTGWTFYIPYSVRTNTNVIFTLIAAFILGFSSILTGLNFVTTVHRMRAPGMTWFKMPLSIWSIYSTAWVQVLATPIIGITLLLVAIERWLGVGIFDPALGGDPVLFQHLFWIYSHPAVYIMILPAMGMVSEIIPVFARRTIFGYKFIAFSSVAIALLGSLVWAHHMFTVGMSNTGQFIFSLLTMLVAIPSAIKVFNWVATLYKGSILVETPMLFVLAFIFLFTIGGLTGVMQGILSIDIQVHDTSFIVAHFHYVMFGGTGFGFFAALHYWFPKMFGRMYNKKLSKIYFWLLFVGFNFLYFPMFIMGWLGMPRRYYDYLPEFQSYHVISTVGSWILVAGLLLMIYNMYRSKIKGQIVTEKNIWGGETLEWQIETPPIHENFHRIPVIKTDPYQYKLNELSLEKEVAN, encoded by the coding sequence ATGGCAGGTGATTCTGCAGCTATAAAAACAAACGGACACGAACCAAGTTATCTCGAATATAAAGGGAAGCATACTGGTATTTTGGGATGGATACTTTCCACCGACCATAAACGAATCGGAATTCTGTATTTAATTTCTCTTTCTATTTTTTTCCTTGCAGGAGCTACATTCGGATTTTTAATGAGGCTCGAATTAATTGCTCCCGGACGAACGATTATGGATGCACAAACATATAACTCCATTTTTACCCTTCATGGAGTTATCATGATATTCCTTTTTGTAATTCCCGGTATTCCTGCTGTTTTCGGAAATTTTATGCTTCCAATTCTTATTGGTGCGAAAGACGTTGCATTTCCCAGAATAAATTTGATGTCATGGTATATGTATGCAATCGGAGGGTTGCTGGCAATAATATCAATCTTGCTACCCGGCGGTCCTGCTGATACAGGCTGGACATTTTATATTCCGTATTCAGTCAGAACTAATACTAATGTAATTTTCACACTAATTGCTGCTTTTATTCTAGGGTTCTCTTCAATTTTAACCGGATTGAATTTTGTAACTACTGTTCATCGTATGAGAGCACCTGGAATGACCTGGTTCAAAATGCCGCTTTCAATCTGGTCAATTTATTCTACAGCATGGGTTCAGGTATTAGCTACTCCTATCATAGGTATCACTTTGCTTCTTGTAGCTATTGAAAGATGGCTGGGTGTTGGAATTTTTGATCCGGCATTGGGTGGTGATCCGGTTCTGTTTCAACATTTATTTTGGATCTATTCACATCCAGCAGTTTATATAATGATATTACCGGCGATGGGAATGGTTTCAGAAATAATTCCGGTATTTGCACGAAGAACAATTTTTGGTTACAAGTTTATCGCATTTTCAAGTGTTGCAATAGCACTTCTTGGATCACTGGTTTGGGCTCATCATATGTTTACAGTTGGAATGAGCAATACTGGTCAGTTTATTTTTTCATTGCTTACTATGCTGGTAGCCATCCCAAGTGCAATAAAAGTTTTCAATTGGGTTGCTACTTTATACAAAGGATCAATTCTTGTTGAAACTCCAATGCTTTTCGTTCTAGCATTTATATTTCTATTTACAATTGGAGGATTAACAGGTGTTATGCAGGGAATCCTCTCAATAGATATACAGGTTCATGATACTTCTTTCATTGTTGCTCACTTTCACTATGTAATGTTTGGTGGAACAGGTTTTGGTTTCTTTGCTGCATTACACTACTGGTTTCCTAAAATGTTTGGCAGAATGTATAACAAGAAATTATCAAAAATATATTTCTGGTTGTTGTTTGTGGGTTTCAATTTTTTATACTTCCCGATGTTTATTATGGGATGGCTCGGAATGCCAAGAAGATACTACGATTATCTTCCTGAATTTCAAAGCTATCATGTTATTTCAACAGTTGGATCCTGGATTTTAGTTGCAGGGTTATTGTTGATGATTTACAATATGTATCGTTCTAAAATCAAAGGTCAAATTGTTACCGAAAAAAATATCTGGGGTGGAGAAACATTAGAATGGCAAATTGAAACACCACCAATTCACGAAAATTTTCATCGGATTCCTGTAATTAAAACCGATCCTTACCAGTACAAATTAAATGAACTAAGCCTGGAAAAAGAGGTGGCTAATTGA
- a CDS encoding cytochrome c oxidase subunit 3 family protein, translating to MGMWLFLFTELLLFGGMFLLYSVYRFDHADQFHLAAKELNTILGTFNTAILLTSSLTIALSIVAIQRDQKNLSVLLQILTIILALFFLINKYFEWSAKFHHGIYPGSEILLSKSSGEILFFGLYYVMTGLHGIHVVVGMFLIAVMTRQTKKGVITKDSYVRLENAGLYWHLVDIIWIFLFPLFYLIT from the coding sequence ATGGGGATGTGGTTGTTCTTGTTTACTGAGCTTTTGCTTTTTGGCGGAATGTTTCTCTTGTATTCTGTTTACAGGTTTGACCATGCTGATCAGTTTCACCTTGCCGCAAAGGAACTCAATACTATCCTCGGCACATTTAATACTGCGATACTGCTTACAAGCAGTCTGACGATTGCTTTATCCATAGTTGCTATTCAAAGAGATCAGAAAAATTTATCAGTGTTACTGCAGATATTGACGATAATCCTCGCACTATTCTTTTTAATAAATAAATATTTTGAATGGAGTGCAAAGTTCCATCACGGAATTTATCCGGGAAGTGAAATTCTGCTTTCAAAGAGTTCGGGTGAGATTTTATTTTTCGGACTATACTACGTGATGACCGGTTTACATGGTATTCACGTTGTTGTTGGAATGTTCCTGATTGCGGTGATGACCAGACAAACTAAAAAAGGTGTGATCACAAAAGACAGCTATGTGAGACTTGAAAATGCGGGATTGTATTGGCACCTTGTAGATATTATTTGGATATTCCTTTTCCCACTATTCTATCTTATTACATAA
- the coxB gene encoding cytochrome c oxidase subunit II, with amino-acid sequence MFDGLSNFVNSFDTTFLVVLIVCVFFLTLITVLMLVFVFKYSRKKNPRGTNIHGNVALEITWTAIPTILVLIMFWFGWENYLETVNVPENAMPVKVTAQMWKWSFEYEDGKKTDTLYVPVDIPVKLILHSTDVSHAFFVPAFRIKKDVYPNQERIAWFVANKPGEYHIACAEYCGLNHSYMASTIVVLNEVDFKNWMYGMSDEDLKLMEQLTN; translated from the coding sequence ATGTTTGATGGTCTATCTAATTTTGTAAATTCATTTGACACAACATTCCTTGTGGTACTCATTGTATGCGTGTTCTTTCTTACACTGATTACAGTTCTGATGTTGGTGTTCGTATTTAAATACAGCCGAAAAAAAAATCCGAGAGGTACGAATATTCATGGTAATGTTGCACTTGAGATCACATGGACAGCAATTCCAACAATACTCGTACTGATAATGTTTTGGTTTGGATGGGAGAATTATTTAGAAACCGTTAATGTCCCGGAAAATGCAATGCCGGTTAAGGTTACAGCGCAAATGTGGAAATGGAGTTTTGAGTATGAAGACGGAAAAAAAACAGATACTCTTTACGTACCGGTTGACATACCAGTAAAATTGATTTTACATTCTACCGATGTTAGTCATGCTTTCTTTGTTCCAGCATTCAGAATTAAAAAAGATGTTTACCCGAATCAGGAAAGAATTGCCTGGTTTGTCGCAAACAAACCTGGTGAATATCATATAGCTTGTGCAGAATACTGCGGTCTGAATCATTCTTATATGGCTTCCACAATAGTTGTATTAAATGAAGTTGATTTTAAAAACTGGATGTATGGAATGAGCGATGAAGATCTCAAACTGATGGAACAATTGACAAACTAG
- the cyoE gene encoding protoheme IX farnesyltransferase — translation MKNTLKIFFELTKIRITLFVMLTTAFGYIAASSQIDIRIIPVLIGVLLLAFGSAALNHYQEKDFDSKMNRTNKRPIPSGRISPVNVLIVSTGLVIIGSVILIVFTDFLVLSLGLLNLVWYNFFYTLLKRKTPFAIIPGSFVGAIPPVIGWVAAGGSMSDPQMIIIAFFFFIWQIPHFWLLLLVMDDDYKRAGFPTLSMLFNKAQLSRITFIWIISTVVTGLMIPLFGIVTQLWIDIALFISGMLLTWRAFGLLAESNDFSEFRLNFRSINYFALSVVFFVSIDKLIS, via the coding sequence TTGAAAAATACACTTAAAATATTCTTTGAATTGACTAAAATTAGGATTACACTATTTGTAATGTTAACAACAGCATTTGGTTATATTGCTGCAAGTAGTCAGATTGATATTAGAATTATTCCAGTTCTTATAGGTGTACTTTTACTCGCATTTGGTTCCGCAGCATTGAATCACTATCAAGAAAAAGATTTTGATTCAAAAATGAATCGTACAAATAAAAGACCCATTCCATCAGGCAGGATTTCACCAGTAAATGTTTTGATTGTTTCAACAGGGCTTGTGATTATCGGCTCAGTTATCCTGATTGTTTTTACGGATTTTCTGGTTCTTTCTCTTGGGCTGTTAAACCTGGTATGGTATAATTTTTTTTATACATTACTAAAAAGGAAAACACCATTTGCTATAATTCCTGGTTCATTCGTTGGTGCAATTCCACCGGTAATTGGCTGGGTTGCTGCTGGTGGTTCAATGAGCGACCCACAGATGATCATAATAGCATTCTTCTTCTTCATCTGGCAGATACCTCATTTCTGGCTTTTACTTTTGGTAATGGATGATGATTACAAACGCGCAGGGTTTCCTACACTTTCAATGTTATTCAATAAAGCGCAGCTTTCAAGAATAACTTTTATCTGGATTATCTCAACTGTTGTCACCGGATTAATGATTCCGCTGTTCGGAATCGTTACTCAGCTCTGGATTGATATTGCATTATTCATAAGCGGAATGCTTCTTACCTGGAGAGCATTTGGATTGCTTGCTGAATCAAATGATTTTTCGGAATTTAGACTTAACTTCAGATCAATTAATTATTTTGCATTAAGTGTTGTGTTTTTCGTTTCAATTGACAAACTTATTTCCTGA
- a CDS encoding T9SS type A sorting domain-containing protein → MSLAFNPLTNELWASSKVAIGQKDKIYKIDLTTGAAILIGETDFNVPTNDLAFDEAGVLFGVIGSPTENGRIIIIDTSTGLGTLLGDTGFQDVRALAYTVNNPTSVDDNNNSLPESFYLAQNYPNPFNPSTKISFRIAEPGIVSLKVFDILGNEVMSLVDEQKPAGLYEVKFDASSLTSGVYFYQLKSGNLVQTKKMVLLK, encoded by the coding sequence ATGTCACTCGCTTTTAATCCTCTTACAAATGAGTTGTGGGCTTCATCGAAAGTTGCAATTGGTCAGAAAGACAAAATTTACAAGATTGATCTTACTACTGGTGCTGCAATACTGATAGGTGAAACTGATTTCAATGTTCCTACTAATGATCTTGCTTTTGATGAAGCAGGAGTTCTTTTCGGAGTAATTGGTTCTCCAACAGAAAATGGAAGGATAATTATAATTGACACAAGCACAGGGCTTGGAACTCTTCTTGGAGATACCGGTTTCCAGGATGTCAGAGCTTTAGCTTATACAGTAAATAATCCGACCTCAGTTGATGATAATAATAATTCTTTACCGGAATCATTTTATCTTGCTCAAAACTATCCGAATCCATTCAACCCGAGTACAAAAATTTCATTCCGGATTGCTGAGCCAGGAATAGTAAGTTTGAAAGTTTTTGATATTCTTGGAAACGAAGTAATGTCTCTGGTTGATGAACAAAAACCTGCCGGGTTGTATGAAGTCAAATTTGATGCTTCATCATTAACGAGTGGTGTTTACTTCTATCAACTAAAATCAGGTAATTTGGTTCAAACGAAGAAAATGGTTTTGTTAAAGTGA
- a CDS encoding T9SS type A sorting domain-containing protein encodes MYPICASRINIYSPNWQEQGTFVFFNDSIPGVSFFNSQRPGNGFAIGFWETGTEAFYFPSVESEEGLRDFALNQNYPNPFNPSTKISWQSAVGSWQTLKVYDVLGNEVATLVNEYRPAGKYEIEFNVAQVSRPEIANGVYFYQLKAGEYIHTRKMVLLK; translated from the coding sequence ATGTATCCGATCTGTGCAAGTCGGATTAATATTTACTCACCTAACTGGCAGGAACAAGGAACGTTTGTTTTCTTCAATGATTCAATACCAGGCGTTTCGTTTTTTAATAGTCAAAGACCAGGGAACGGTTTTGCAATTGGGTTTTGGGAAACCGGAACTGAAGCATTTTATTTTCCTTCAGTAGAAAGCGAAGAAGGTTTGAGAGATTTTGCACTCAATCAAAACTATCCCAACCCCTTCAACCCGAGCACAAAAATTAGTTGGCAGTCTGCAGTAGGCAGTTGGCAAACATTAAAAGTGTATGATGTGTTAGGGAATGAAGTTGCAACATTAGTAAACGAATATAGACCAGCAGGCAAATATGAGATAGAATTCAACGTAGCTCAGGTCTCCAGACCTGAGATAGCCAATGGAGTATATTTCTACCAATTGAAAGCAGGTGAATATATACATACACGTAAAATGGTCTTGTTGAAATAA
- a CDS encoding glycosyltransferase produces the protein MKKKIILIGPAYPYRGGNALFITHAYESLKNQFDVKIYNYKLLYPSLLFPGTTQFDQSKEQVFKVPSERIINSINPFNWLKVAGLLKKENADLVVFDWWHPFFGLCHGAISFLIKKKYKNKILFITENVVSHEANAIDKLLTKIGLTSASKFLALSGIVEKEVQQFSKGKKVYRSELPVYNCYKQRDLTDQKGIKKEFGFEDDSIVLLFFGYVRKYKGLDILIEAFPKILSSNPKARLLIVGEFYDNPKEYFELIKKLKIENKVKVINQFVPNESVAKYYQAADVVILPYRSATQSGILNVAYGFNKPVIVTDVGGLAEFVDEGNTGFVVQPNSPEAITGGVQKFLSVKEKVDFTTHINERNRKNSFNQLPEVFEKILEDNI, from the coding sequence TTGAAGAAAAAAATTATTCTCATTGGTCCTGCCTATCCCTACAGAGGTGGAAATGCACTCTTCATTACACACGCTTATGAATCCTTAAAGAATCAATTCGATGTAAAGATTTATAATTATAAACTTCTTTATCCATCACTCCTTTTTCCAGGAACGACACAGTTTGACCAAAGCAAAGAACAGGTATTCAAGGTTCCAAGCGAAAGAATTATCAATTCAATAAATCCATTCAACTGGTTAAAAGTTGCTGGCTTACTTAAAAAGGAAAACGCAGACTTAGTTGTTTTTGATTGGTGGCATCCTTTTTTTGGATTATGTCATGGAGCAATCTCATTTCTTATCAAGAAGAAGTATAAAAATAAAATTTTATTCATCACTGAAAATGTTGTTTCCCACGAAGCAAATGCAATTGATAAGTTACTAACAAAGATTGGTTTGACTTCTGCATCAAAGTTTCTGGCACTTTCAGGTATAGTTGAAAAAGAAGTTCAGCAATTTTCCAAGGGAAAGAAAGTTTACAGGTCTGAATTGCCTGTTTATAATTGCTATAAACAACGTGATTTAACAGATCAAAAAGGAATAAAAAAGGAATTCGGTTTTGAAGATGATTCAATTGTTTTATTATTCTTTGGGTATGTTAGAAAATACAAAGGTCTGGATATTCTTATCGAAGCATTCCCGAAAATCCTTTCTTCAAATCCTAAAGCACGGCTTCTGATTGTTGGTGAGTTTTATGATAATCCAAAAGAATATTTTGAGTTGATTAAAAAGCTGAAGATTGAAAATAAAGTTAAGGTGATAAATCAGTTTGTTCCCAACGAATCAGTTGCCAAATACTATCAAGCTGCTGATGTTGTAATTCTTCCCTATCGTAGTGCAACTCAAAGTGGGATTCTGAATGTGGCTTATGGATTTAATAAACCCGTTATTGTGACTGATGTCGGCGGATTAGCGGAATTTGTAGATGAGGGTAATACAGGATTTGTTGTTCAACCGAACTCACCCGAAGCAATTACAGGTGGAGTTCAAAAATTTCTTTCTGTAAAAGAAAAAGTGGATTTTACTACCCACATAAATGAAAGAAACAGGAAGAACAGTTTTAACCAGTTGCCGGAAGTGTTTGAAAAAATTTTAGAAGACAATATATAA
- a CDS encoding magnesium chelatase: protein MKLNSIKTLGELKQNGYKSKSIKDELRDNLIKFLKENKNPFEGIIGFDDTVIPDLQTAVLSRHDILFLGLRGQAKTKIARLMINLLDEFIPVVKGSELNDDPLNPISVYAKEILTKDGDGTRIDWMHRFERYTEKLATPDVSVADLIGDVDPIKAAALKLHYSDERVIHFGLIPRSHREIFVINELPDLQARIQVSLFNILQESDIQIRGFKVRLPLDIQFIFTANPEDYTNRGSIVTPLKDRIDSQILTHYPKSIEISKMITQQEAKLTEDQKQKIYPDEILLDLVEQVAFEARGSEYVDSKSGVSARLSISAFENLISTAERRRILNQEKETHLRISDLFGVIPSITGKIELVYEGEQEGPAKVAQILIAKAIRNNFSKYFPAPESLKKTQQPNPYQPIIDWFKKGNKADLMMNLPDKDYEILLHKIPQLENVVKKYQPSVNGNSRLLLMEFFLFGLSEYSLLSRTKIEDGIQFSDMLSSMFTMPEAEDFDDEDDESQYKF, encoded by the coding sequence ATGAAATTAAATTCGATTAAAACGCTTGGTGAATTAAAGCAAAACGGTTATAAATCAAAATCTATAAAAGATGAATTAAGGGATAACCTGATAAAATTCTTAAAAGAAAATAAAAATCCTTTTGAGGGAATAATTGGTTTTGATGATACGGTAATTCCGGATCTTCAGACAGCAGTTCTTTCACGACATGATATTTTATTTTTAGGATTGAGAGGACAAGCAAAAACAAAAATTGCCCGTCTGATGATAAATCTACTTGATGAATTTATCCCTGTCGTAAAAGGGTCAGAGTTGAATGATGATCCGTTGAATCCTATTTCAGTTTATGCAAAGGAAATTTTAACAAAAGACGGAGATGGTACCAGGATAGATTGGATGCATCGTTTCGAACGTTATACAGAAAAACTTGCAACACCTGATGTATCAGTAGCAGATCTGATTGGTGATGTAGATCCGATAAAAGCTGCAGCACTCAAACTTCACTATTCCGATGAGAGAGTAATTCACTTTGGATTAATTCCCAGATCACACAGAGAAATTTTTGTAATCAATGAACTGCCGGATTTGCAGGCAAGGATTCAGGTTTCGCTTTTTAATATTCTCCAGGAAAGCGATATTCAGATTCGTGGATTTAAAGTAAGGCTGCCATTGGATATTCAATTTATCTTCACAGCAAATCCGGAAGATTATACAAACAGAGGATCAATTGTAACTCCGTTAAAAGATAGAATTGACAGCCAGATTCTTACTCATTATCCGAAGAGTATTGAAATTTCTAAAATGATAACTCAACAAGAAGCAAAACTGACAGAAGACCAAAAGCAAAAAATATATCCTGATGAAATATTACTTGATCTGGTAGAACAAGTTGCATTCGAAGCACGCGGAAGCGAATACGTAGATTCAAAGAGTGGTGTTTCTGCAAGACTTTCAATTTCCGCTTTTGAAAATCTAATCAGCACTGCTGAAAGAAGAAGAATTCTGAACCAGGAAAAAGAAACGCATTTACGCATAAGTGATCTTTTTGGTGTGATTCCATCAATCACTGGTAAAATTGAGCTTGTATATGAAGGTGAACAGGAAGGTCCTGCGAAGGTTGCGCAGATTCTAATAGCTAAAGCAATAAGAAATAATTTCTCTAAATATTTTCCAGCTCCTGAAAGTTTAAAAAAAACTCAGCAGCCAAATCCATATCAGCCAATTATTGACTGGTTTAAAAAAGGAAACAAAGCAGACTTGATGATGAATCTGCCGGACAAAGATTATGAGATTCTGCTTCATAAAATTCCACAGCTTGAAAATGTTGTTAAAAAATATCAGCCATCAGTGAACGGAAATTCAAGACTTTTGTTAATGGAGTTTTTTCTATTTGGGTTGTCAGAATATTCATTACTAAGCAGAACTAAAATCGAAGATGGTATTCAGTTCAGTGATATGCTTAGCTCAATGTTCACAATGCCAGAAGCAGAAGATTTTGATGATGAAGATGATGAATCTCAGTACAAGTTTTGA
- a CDS encoding VWA domain-containing protein — MIGHRFTDFIPDNRGNGNFDDLLKVFLQLVTITSGDVSEALNWMNELDRQYNLTGEEYGMGDFIDELKDRGYIKENEDGKTISLTAKSEMTIRRQSLEEIFGKLKKTARGNHRTPFSGHGDELTSDRREYSFGDTLEQIDMTDSIRNAQINHGIEDFQLTEKDLEIEERDYKALTSTVLMIDVSHSMILYGEDRITPAKKVAMALSELITTKYPKDTLDIIAFGNDAWPIEIKDLAYLQVGPFHTNTVAGLQLAHDILRRRKTNNKQIFMITDGKPTCLKIGAKYYQNSFGLDRKIINKTLDQAAICRKHNIAITTFMIARDPYLQQFVREFTKINNGRAYYSNLTGLGDFLFEDYIRNRRKRVR; from the coding sequence ATGATTGGTCACAGATTTACAGATTTCATTCCTGATAACAGAGGTAATGGTAACTTTGATGATTTACTCAAAGTATTTCTTCAGCTTGTTACAATTACTTCCGGTGATGTTTCTGAAGCTTTAAACTGGATGAACGAACTTGACAGACAATATAACCTTACCGGTGAAGAATACGGAATGGGTGACTTTATTGATGAATTAAAAGATCGTGGCTACATAAAAGAAAATGAAGATGGAAAAACTATTTCCCTGACAGCAAAAAGTGAGATGACAATTCGAAGACAATCCCTCGAAGAAATTTTTGGTAAGTTGAAAAAAACGGCAAGAGGAAATCATCGGACTCCATTTTCTGGTCATGGTGATGAATTAACTTCAGACAGAAGAGAATACAGCTTCGGTGATACTCTGGAACAAATTGACATGACAGATTCAATCAGGAATGCTCAGATCAATCACGGAATTGAGGACTTCCAATTAACTGAGAAAGATCTTGAAATTGAAGAACGAGATTACAAAGCTCTGACTTCAACTGTTTTGATGATAGATGTATCCCATTCAATGATTCTTTATGGCGAAGACAGAATTACACCTGCAAAAAAAGTTGCAATGGCTTTATCTGAACTGATCACTACGAAATATCCAAAAGATACACTTGATATAATTGCTTTCGGAAATGATGCCTGGCCGATTGAAATAAAGGATTTAGCCTATCTACAAGTCGGTCCATTTCACACAAACACAGTTGCTGGATTGCAATTAGCTCACGATATACTTCGCAGAAGAAAGACAAATAACAAACAAATATTTATGATTACTGATGGCAAACCAACATGTCTGAAAATCGGTGCAAAATATTATCAAAATAGTTTTGGATTAGACAGAAAAATCATCAACAAAACACTTGATCAGGCAGCTATATGCAGAAAACATAATATAGCAATTACAACATTTATGATTGCGCGTGATCCTTATCTGCAGCAGTTCGTACGAGAATTCACAAAAATCAATAATGGCAGAGCTTATTACAGCAACTTGACAGGTCTTGGCGACTTTTTATTTGAAGATTATATACGAAACAGACGAAAGAGAGTAAGGTAA
- the clpP gene encoding ATP-dependent Clp endopeptidase proteolytic subunit ClpP produces the protein MKDKIEIFNQLVPYVIEQTGRGERGMDIYSRLLRERIIFIGMPIDDHVASLTIAQLIFLEAEDSQKDINLYINSPGGSVTAGMAIYDTMRYIKPEVATICVGMAASMAAILLAGGAEGKRSALPHSKIMIHQPWIGGLQGQTTDIEIHAKEMLKTRDSLYNILSKHTGKSVEQITKDCDRDYFLTSEEAKEYKLIDNVLETRIAAEKK, from the coding sequence ATGAAAGACAAAATAGAAATTTTTAACCAGCTTGTACCTTATGTGATCGAACAAACCGGTCGTGGTGAAAGAGGAATGGATATTTATTCCAGACTTCTCCGCGAAAGAATTATTTTTATCGGAATGCCGATAGATGATCACGTTGCAAGCCTGACTATTGCACAATTAATATTTCTTGAAGCTGAAGATTCTCAAAAGGATATTAATCTTTACATAAATAGTCCCGGTGGAAGTGTAACAGCAGGAATGGCAATCTACGATACAATGCGTTACATAAAACCCGAAGTTGCAACAATTTGTGTTGGAATGGCTGCAAGCATGGCTGCAATATTACTTGCTGGCGGTGCAGAGGGAAAACGTTCAGCGCTCCCACATTCAAAAATCATGATTCATCAACCGTGGATTGGTGGATTGCAGGGACAAACGACAGATATTGAAATTCATGCTAAGGAAATGCTTAAAACCAGGGATTCGCTTTACAATATTTTATCAAAGCACACTGGTAAATCAGTTGAACAAATTACAAAAGATTGTGACAGAGATTATTTTCTGACTTCGGAAGAAGCAAAAGAATATAAACTGATCGATAACGTTTTAGAAACTCGCATAGCTGCGGAAAAAAAATAA
- the tig gene encoding trigger factor, giving the protein MEFKVNDISQSEREVEVILNYDEIKTDIDAEVKKQAGKLQVPGFRKGKVPMYIIKQRFGDALEYEASEKVANSKFWEIAKDKDLKPIGQPVMTDIHFHPEKEFKFKVKYEVIPEIEVKDYTDQIIEVPDIKVKPEEIDKEIEHILRVNSTQEDADLIGDDNNFVLDVELVRLGEDGQPAADSKPEKMQIDLSNENVHSDIKENSKGKKVGEKFKFHFHDERMVPNKDGQEEKVVEHFDYEVLILGIKKIIFPELNEELIKKVTKDKISTEAVLRSEMEKDIQSYYDQKAEDYIRSRLIGLILSKNEFTPPSFMVESILDEMVKSEEDRLKKQGMKKVDTKYLREYLQPSALNEVKWFHLKNEILKKEKIEVTDKELEELAAKDAEKTGLSVEKLINYYKSSNQIQRMIDKKLLDFFKEKNEIKKVDPEQLAKKQKEEKQ; this is encoded by the coding sequence TTGGAGTTTAAGGTTAATGATATATCCCAATCAGAACGTGAAGTTGAAGTCATTTTAAATTATGATGAAATTAAAACTGATATTGATGCTGAAGTAAAAAAACAAGCCGGTAAACTGCAAGTGCCGGGTTTTCGTAAGGGTAAAGTACCGATGTACATTATTAAGCAAAGATTCGGTGATGCTCTTGAATATGAAGCTTCTGAAAAAGTTGCAAATTCAAAATTCTGGGAGATTGCAAAGGACAAAGATCTCAAACCGATTGGTCAGCCGGTTATGACTGATATTCACTTTCATCCAGAGAAAGAATTTAAGTTCAAGGTTAAGTATGAAGTCATCCCTGAAATTGAAGTTAAAGATTATACTGATCAGATTATTGAAGTACCTGATATTAAAGTCAAACCAGAAGAAATTGACAAAGAGATTGAACATATTCTGCGAGTAAACAGCACACAGGAAGATGCAGATTTAATTGGTGATGATAATAATTTTGTTTTGGATGTCGAACTTGTCAGACTTGGTGAAGATGGTCAACCTGCTGCAGACTCAAAACCAGAGAAAATGCAGATTGATCTTTCAAATGAAAACGTTCATTCGGATATAAAAGAAAATTCAAAAGGAAAGAAAGTCGGAGAGAAATTTAAGTTTCATTTCCACGATGAAAGAATGGTCCCAAATAAAGATGGGCAGGAAGAAAAAGTTGTTGAACATTTTGACTATGAAGTTCTGATCCTTGGTATTAAAAAAATAATCTTTCCTGAGTTGAATGAAGAACTGATTAAAAAAGTAACAAAAGATAAAATCTCAACTGAAGCAGTACTTCGATCTGAAATGGAAAAGGATATTCAGAGTTACTATGATCAAAAAGCTGAAGATTATATCCGAAGCCGATTAATCGGATTGATATTATCAAAGAATGAATTTACTCCGCCTTCATTTATGGTTGAAAGTATTCTCGATGAAATGGTAAAGAGCGAAGAAGACAGACTTAAAAAACAAGGAATGAAAAAAGTAGATACAAAATATTTGAGAGAATATCTTCAACCGTCAGCACTTAATGAAGTAAAATGGTTTCATTTAAAAAATGAGATTCTAAAAAAAGAAAAAATAGAAGTAACAGATAAAGAGCTTGAAGAACTTGCGGCAAAAGATGCAGAAAAAACCGGCTTATCTGTTGAGAAGCTGATCAATTACTACAAATCATCAAACCAGATTCAACGAATGATTGATAAAAAGCTTTTAGATTTCTTTAAAGAAAAAAATGAAATTAAAAAAGTAGATCCGGAACAACTTGCAAAGAAACAGAAAGAGGAAAAACAATGA